The following proteins are encoded in a genomic region of Oncorhynchus kisutch isolate 150728-3 linkage group LG4, Okis_V2, whole genome shotgun sequence:
- the LOC109889104 gene encoding membralin isoform X5 yields the protein MSENQGNANNNVPQNNNGGANRIRNPNINQNPLINVRDRLFHALFFKMAVTYARLFPPSFRRIFEFFILLKALFILFILAYIHIAFSRSPINCLEHVREKWPRDGILRVEIQRNSSRAPIFLQFYDSDGLQGLVKEPEGEGGGLGLAALHHEEEEDEEEMTLEMFDNSSVRFELDIEPRLKPSLSGGGRGLNDSQDLSFSQAPTKVWPQEDYIVEYSLEYGFLRLSQTTRQRLNIPVMVVTLDPMKDQCFGDSFSRLLLDEFLGYDDILMSSVKALAENEEDKGTWCLGMGVCVSGILPYVSFLGGVQRPVCVFLPVLCVRAGFLRNVVSGEHYRFVSMWMARTSYLAAFVIMVIFTLSVSMLLRYSHHQIFVFIVDLLQMLEMNMTIAFPAAPLLTVILALVGMEAIMSEFFNDTTTAFYIILIVWLADQYDAICCHTNTSKRHWLRFFYLYHFAFYAYHYRFNGQYSSLALVTSWLFIQFVAHTLHPPAF from the exons ATGTCAGAAAACCAGGGCAACGCGAATAACAACGTCCCGCAAAATAACAATGGCGGGGCGAACAGGATACGAAACCCTAATATCAACCAAAACCCACTCATCAATGTTCGAGACAGACTTTTCCATGCCCTATTCTTCAAGATGGCAGTTACCTATGCCAGATTGTTTCCACCGTCTTTCAGAAGAATCTTCGAGTTCTTTATCCTACTAAAG GCACTCTTTATTCTCTTCATCTTGGCCTATATCCACATCGCTTTCTCACGCTCGCCTATCAACTGCCTGGAGCACGTTCGGGAGAAGTGGCCGCGTGACGGCATCCTGCGAGTGGAGATCCAGCGCAACTCGTCACGTGCGCCCATCTTCCTGCAGTTCTACGACTCAGACGGTCTCCAGGGCCTGGTCAAGGAgcctgagggggagggaggagggctggGCCTGGCCGCGCTCCAccacgaggaggaggaggacgaggaggagatgACCCTGGAGATGTTTGACAACAGTTCTGTAAGG TTTGAGCTTGACATCGAGCCACGGCTGAAGCCCTCACTGAGTGGTGGGGGACGGGGCCTCAACGACAGCCAGGACCTCTCCTTCAGCCAGGCACCCACTAAAG TGTGGCCTCAGGAGGATTACATAGTGGAGTACTCTCTGGAGTACGGCTTCCTCCGCTTGTCCCAGACCACCCGGCAACGCCTCAACATCCCTGTCATGGTCGTCACGCTGG accccATGAAGGATCAGTGCTTTGGGGACAGCTTCAGTCGCCTCCTCCTGGATGAGTTCCTGGGCTACGATGACATCCTGATGTCTAGTGTCAAGGCCCTGGCAGAGAACGAGGAGGACAAAGGTACATGGTGCttagggatgggtgtgtgtgtgtcagggattCTCCCATATGTTTCTTTTCTTGGTGGTGTGcaaaggcctgtgtgtgtgtttctaccgGTGCTCTGTGTGAGAGCAGGCTTCCTCAGGAATGTGGTGTCTGGGGAACACTACCGATTTGTCAGCATGTGGATGGCTCGCACCTCCTACCTGGCTGCCTTTGTCATCATGGTAATATTC ACCCTGTCCGTGTCTATGCTGCTGCGCTACTCCCACCACCAGATCTTTGTCTTCATTG TGGACCTTCTGCAGATGTTGGAGATGAACATGACCATCGCTTTCCCAGCAGCACCTCTGCTTACCGTGATCCTGGCTCTCGTGG gcatGGAGGCCATCATGTCTGAGTTCTTCAACGACACCACCACCGCCTTCTACATCATCCTCATCGTGTGGCTCGCCGACCAGTACGACGCCATCTGCTGCCACACAAACACCAGCAAACGTCATTGGCTGAG GTTCTTCTATCTGTATCACTTTGCGTTCTACGCCTACCACTACCGCTTCAACGGCCAGTACAGCAGCCTGGCTCTGGTCACCTCCTGGCTCTTCATACAG tttgtAGCCCACACACTCCATCCTCCAGCATTTTGA